In the genome of Achromobacter sp. MFA1 R4, the window CCTGGACCTGGAGCGGTTCGCGGCGTTCGGCCACAGCGTGGGCGGGGGCATGGCCATTGCCAGCGCCGCCGCGTATCCGCAGTCCTGCCGCGCGCTCGTGACCGAATCCGCGCAGGTCTTCGCCGAAGACCGCACGCTGGAAGGCATCCGCCAGGCGCGCGAGTCGTTCGCGCAGCCCGGCCAGCTCGACCGGCTGAAGAAGTACCACGGCGAGAAAGCGGCCTGGGTGCTGGGCGCATGGATCGACACCTGGCTCTCGCCCGACTTCGCGGACTGGACGCTGGACGCGCAACTGGCCCAGGTGACGTGTCCCGCGCTGGCCCTGCACGGGGACAACGACGAATACGGCTCCACCGTGCACGCCGAGCGGATCGCGCAATTGGCGGGCGCGAAGACGGTCATCTTCAAGCAATGCGGCCACGTCCCGCACCGCGAGCTGCCCGGGCAGGTGCTGGAGACGGTGGCCGCGTGGCTGAAGACGGCCGCCTGAGCGGCCGGTCGTTCAACGCCGCAAGGCCCCCGCCGGCATGTCCCGCCCCGCGCAGGGCAAGCCGCGCCCGGATACACAAGGACATAAAAAATCCGCGGGCCGGGCCTGGAGGCGCCGCCGCGCGCGACTTACTATCGAATCCAGACCGGCGATCCCCTGTGCCGGGCACGGAGTTCCATGAGCATCCCATCAAGCCCGACAGGCGCCGCGCCGGCTGCCGCCCCCACCCGCTCGCGCCATCTGCTGCCGTGGGCCGTGGTGGTGCTGGTGGCAGTGGGGCTGGCGTTGGCCGGGCCCATCGCGCAGCCCGAGCACTACCATGACTTCGCGGACAAGCGGGCCTGGCTCGGCATTCCCCATGCCGCCGACGTGCTGTCCAACCTGGGTTTCGCGGTGGTGGGCTGGTATGGCCTGGCGCTGGTGCTGCAGTCGCGCCAGCGCTCCTCGCTGGACGCGATCCGTCCAGGCTATGCGCTGTTCTTCTTTGCGCTGATGCTCACCGCGTTCGGGTCCGGCT includes:
- a CDS encoding alpha/beta fold hydrolase: MSSVQSQDVFVPAAGGQLFVRRWTPDAPGANDVPLVLMHDSLGCVELWRDFPQQLALATGRAVIAYDRLGFGRSDPHSGTLGPDFVVREAIEGFRAVREALDLERFAAFGHSVGGGMAIASAAAYPQSCRALVTESAQVFAEDRTLEGIRQARESFAQPGQLDRLKKYHGEKAAWVLGAWIDTWLSPDFADWTLDAQLAQVTCPALALHGDNDEYGSTVHAERIAQLAGAKTVIFKQCGHVPHRELPGQVLETVAAWLKTAA